One genomic region from Spirosoma sp. KCTC 42546 encodes:
- the fbp gene encoding class 1 fructose-bisphosphatase: MDVQQIDITASHPLALPVGVTLDRYIMHRQTAFPYATGELSQLLRDIALAGKIIHREVNRAGLIDLTGGMGIQNVQGESQQKLDMIANIRFKRALTNGGEACAIISEEEEDIIYTGNNHGKYVVAMDPLDGSSNIDVNVSIGTIFSIYRRVTPIGSEPTLADFLQGGRRQVAAGYILYGSSTIMVYTTGHSVNGFTYDASLGEYILSHPDIHSPCTGQIYSCNDGNVDGYEDGIKEYLAACRKNQYSARYIGSLVADFHRNLLKGGIYLYPPTKKSSDGKLRLLYEAFPLAFLAEKSGCLATSGHQAILDIKPHSLHQRTPLYIGAPVMVESLIDLLK, encoded by the coding sequence ATGGACGTGCAACAAATCGACATCACCGCTTCGCATCCGCTGGCACTACCCGTTGGCGTAACGCTCGACCGGTACATTATGCACCGGCAAACCGCCTTTCCTTATGCCACAGGCGAACTTTCACAACTCCTGCGCGACATTGCCTTGGCGGGTAAAATCATCCACCGGGAAGTAAATCGGGCGGGACTGATCGACCTGACAGGCGGCATGGGCATCCAGAATGTGCAGGGCGAAAGCCAGCAAAAACTGGATATGATTGCCAATATTCGGTTCAAACGGGCATTGACCAACGGCGGAGAAGCCTGCGCCATTATTTCGGAAGAAGAGGAAGATATTATTTATACAGGCAACAATCACGGTAAATATGTAGTAGCGATGGACCCGCTCGATGGTTCGTCCAACATCGACGTGAATGTATCGATTGGCACTATTTTCTCCATCTATCGCCGGGTAACCCCTATTGGAAGCGAGCCTACCCTGGCCGATTTCCTACAAGGTGGCCGTCGGCAGGTGGCGGCTGGCTATATTCTCTATGGCTCCTCAACTATCATGGTGTACACCACAGGGCATAGCGTTAATGGATTTACCTACGATGCCTCTCTGGGCGAATACATCCTATCCCACCCCGACATTCATAGCCCCTGTACCGGTCAGATTTACTCCTGCAATGATGGAAATGTAGATGGTTACGAGGACGGGATCAAAGAGTATTTAGCTGCTTGCCGGAAGAACCAGTATTCTGCCCGATATATTGGTTCGTTAGTCGCTGATTTTCACCGCAATCTGCTTAAAGGCGGCATCTATTTGTACCCGCCAACGAAAAAAAGCTCAGATGGTAAACTACGCCTGCTCTATGAGGCTTTCCCCTTAGCGTTTCTGGCCGAAAAATCAGGCTGTTTGGCCACATCGGGTCATCAGGCCATTCTGGATATTAAACCCCACAGCTTGCACCAACGGACACCGTTGTACATCGGTGCGCCTGTAATGGTGGAAAGTTTAATTGACTTATTGAAGTAG
- a CDS encoding sugar kinase, which produces MTKVCCFGELLLRFSPVANGEWIRQTAMPVFVGGAELNVATALANWDVPVKYSTVLPENSLADDIIGYVSDKGIDPSGIVRFGQRVGSYYLPQGSDLKHAGVIYDRAHSAFSELAVGKVDWDTVLQDTSWLHVSAISPALSADVAAACQELVAVASAKGITVSIDLNHRARLWQYGKAPTDIMPGIVDYCDVVMGNIWAANALLGIPVDTHIHSKGHQTDYLDHALATSEAIQKQFPRCKVVANTFRFDTPPAGLRYYTTLYTAGQQYVSTELLTDSVVDRVGSGDCFMAGLIYGLYNQHSPQDVVDFAAAAAFGKLQELGDATGQTVADITKRQQNSMRFLV; this is translated from the coding sequence ATGACCAAAGTCTGCTGCTTCGGCGAGTTATTATTACGATTTTCTCCAGTCGCTAATGGCGAATGGATTCGGCAAACAGCCATGCCCGTATTTGTAGGTGGGGCCGAACTGAACGTGGCAACCGCATTAGCCAATTGGGACGTACCCGTAAAATACAGCACGGTTCTTCCCGAAAACTCGCTGGCCGACGATATTATCGGGTACGTGTCCGACAAAGGAATTGACCCATCGGGCATTGTTCGGTTCGGGCAACGGGTGGGGAGTTATTATCTGCCCCAGGGAAGCGACCTCAAACATGCGGGCGTCATTTACGACCGGGCTCATTCGGCTTTTTCAGAGTTGGCGGTTGGCAAAGTTGATTGGGACACTGTCCTACAGGATACTAGCTGGCTACATGTCAGCGCCATTAGTCCGGCGTTGAGTGCCGATGTAGCCGCAGCCTGTCAGGAATTAGTAGCTGTAGCTTCGGCTAAAGGCATCACCGTCTCAATCGACCTCAATCACCGGGCGCGGCTGTGGCAATATGGAAAAGCCCCTACCGACATTATGCCGGGTATCGTTGACTATTGCGACGTTGTGATGGGCAACATCTGGGCGGCCAATGCGCTACTAGGAATCCCGGTCGATACGCATATTCATAGCAAAGGGCACCAAACCGACTATCTGGATCATGCCCTGGCAACGTCAGAAGCGATTCAAAAACAGTTTCCGCGCTGTAAAGTCGTGGCCAACACATTCCGGTTCGATACGCCACCCGCTGGTCTTCGGTATTATACAACCCTGTACACGGCTGGTCAACAATACGTTTCTACGGAATTACTGACCGATTCGGTGGTTGACCGGGTGGGCAGTGGCGATTGCTTTATGGCAGGACTAATTTATGGGCTGTATAACCAACATTCACCGCAGGACGTAGTCGATTTTGCTGCTGCCGCTGCTTTTGGTAAGTTGCAGGAACTCGGCGACGCCACAGGTCAAACGGTGGCCGATATAACGAAACGACAACAGAATAGTATGAGGTTTTTGGTTTAA
- a CDS encoding bifunctional 4-hydroxy-2-oxoglutarate aldolase/2-dehydro-3-deoxy-phosphogluconate aldolase, whose amino-acid sequence MPVFSPKEILDLVINHPIVPVFYHPDADHAQAIVQACYDGGLRVFEFTNRGDKALSVFTQLAGYVRKNCPEMALGIGTILTADDARKFIAAGADFVVQPVTTPTVGDVCRVQGVPWMPAGSTLNEIYQATLLGADLVKVFPGNVVGPGFIKAIKGPMPSLKLMVTGGVEPTSESLNAWFKAGVTAVGIGSQLFSGDSADPSALRDRVAALVQIVTPYIPQAA is encoded by the coding sequence ATGCCCGTATTCTCCCCAAAAGAAATCCTTGACCTGGTTATCAATCACCCGATTGTACCCGTATTCTACCATCCCGACGCCGACCATGCACAAGCTATCGTACAAGCTTGCTACGACGGAGGTCTCCGCGTATTTGAGTTCACGAACCGGGGCGACAAAGCGCTATCTGTTTTTACTCAGTTAGCTGGCTATGTACGAAAAAATTGTCCCGAAATGGCACTGGGTATCGGCACGATCCTAACCGCCGATGATGCCCGAAAATTTATAGCCGCCGGGGCCGATTTCGTGGTTCAGCCCGTAACAACACCCACTGTGGGCGATGTATGCCGCGTTCAGGGCGTCCCCTGGATGCCAGCGGGTTCTACCCTGAACGAAATTTATCAGGCTACCCTGCTGGGTGCTGATCTGGTAAAAGTGTTTCCGGGCAATGTGGTTGGCCCGGGCTTTATTAAAGCCATCAAAGGGCCAATGCCTTCGCTGAAACTCATGGTTACGGGGGGTGTTGAACCAACGAGTGAGAGCCTGAATGCCTGGTTCAAAGCGGGTGTTACAGCCGTGGGCATTGGCTCGCAATTATTCTCCGGCGATAGCGCCGACCCATCAGCTTTACGAGACCGCGTAGCTGCCCTAGTCCAGATTGTTACACCCTACATTCCTCAAGCCGCATGA
- a CDS encoding MFS transporter, translating into MNKPMGSYRWTIVALLFFATTINYLDRQVVGLLKPALEQEFHWSELDFSRIIQVFSAAYAIGLLAFGRVIDRIGTKMGYTISIIFWSLAAMGHALATSTFGFIIARIGLGLGEAGNFPAAIKTVAEWFPKKERALATGIFNSGANIGAVVAPILVPWILGVYGWQMAFIITGAVGFVWLVFWHFTYQIPAKQAKLSKAEFDYIHSDNETTPDDVADHGKPVSWAKLLSVRQTWAFVFGKMLTDPIWWFFLFWLQDYFATTFHLDTKKPNLYLAVLYTLVSIGSIGGGYLSSALISRGWTVWRARKTAMFIFALLVIPVIAVRFGPGIWGAVALIGLAGAAHQAWSANIFTTASDMFPKRAVSSVVGIGSMAGSIGGIIFPEIVGRILDTYKHAGDAQGGYSIIFLMCGSAYLLAWLVMHLLTPTMQPVNLGIPESEPVA; encoded by the coding sequence ATGAATAAACCCATGGGAAGCTACCGCTGGACTATTGTAGCCCTGCTGTTCTTTGCGACCACCATCAACTACCTCGACCGGCAGGTGGTTGGCTTATTGAAGCCCGCGCTGGAACAGGAATTCCACTGGTCGGAGCTGGATTTTAGTCGAATTATACAGGTTTTTTCGGCGGCCTACGCCATCGGGTTGCTTGCATTTGGGCGGGTAATTGACCGTATCGGCACCAAAATGGGCTATACGATCTCCATTATTTTCTGGAGTTTGGCCGCTATGGGTCATGCGCTGGCCACCAGCACGTTCGGCTTTATCATTGCCCGTATTGGGCTGGGGCTGGGCGAAGCCGGTAACTTTCCCGCAGCCATTAAAACTGTAGCCGAATGGTTTCCCAAAAAAGAACGGGCCCTGGCAACGGGTATTTTTAACTCAGGAGCCAACATTGGTGCGGTAGTCGCGCCGATCTTAGTACCCTGGATTCTGGGTGTTTACGGCTGGCAAATGGCATTCATCATTACTGGAGCCGTTGGTTTTGTGTGGCTGGTTTTCTGGCATTTTACCTACCAGATACCCGCGAAGCAGGCTAAACTTTCTAAAGCCGAATTCGACTACATTCACAGCGACAACGAAACTACTCCCGACGATGTGGCCGATCACGGCAAACCCGTATCCTGGGCTAAACTGCTCAGTGTTCGTCAGACCTGGGCGTTTGTTTTCGGTAAGATGCTGACCGACCCAATCTGGTGGTTTTTCCTCTTCTGGTTGCAGGATTATTTTGCCACTACGTTCCACCTCGACACAAAAAAGCCAAACCTATATCTGGCGGTTCTGTATACGCTGGTCAGTATTGGTAGCATTGGCGGAGGGTATCTATCATCGGCGCTGATTAGCCGGGGATGGACCGTCTGGCGGGCGCGCAAAACGGCCATGTTCATCTTCGCCTTACTGGTGATACCCGTTATCGCGGTTCGCTTTGGACCGGGTATCTGGGGCGCTGTTGCCCTGATTGGTTTGGCTGGTGCTGCCCACCAGGCCTGGAGCGCCAACATTTTTACAACTGCTTCCGACATGTTTCCGAAACGGGCCGTTAGCTCGGTCGTGGGCATCGGCAGTATGGCCGGTTCAATTGGCGGTATCATTTTCCCGGAGATTGTCGGTCGTATTCTGGATACGTATAAACATGCGGGCGACGCCCAGGGGGGGTATAGTATCATCTTCCTGATGTGTGGATCGGCCTATTTGCTGGCCTGGTTGGTCATGCACCTACTTACCCCAACCATGCAGCCCGTTAATTTAGGAATACCTGAATCAGAGCCAGTTGCTTAA
- a CDS encoding UxaA family hydrolase codes for MKQTVLKIHSSDSVLVALIDLEPGERVQDEGNSILVTEAIPAKHKLAIHAFAPGDSITMYGVLVGKAKHAIPAGGRLTTFNVQHATNSYDLHAASYQWTPPAVDQWKNQTFMGYHRSDGSVGTANYWLVIPLVFCENRNIQVLEEALVNDLGYGRKKTYQRQAQELKALVQAGRSVEEVLQADLQSAEQSVSGQLKLFPNVDGVKFLMHDGGCGGTRQDAQALCGMLAGYITHPNVAGATVLSLGCQNAQVAMLQEEIQKRNPHFDKPLFVLEQQTVGTEESLISQALRQTFAGLMQANSAVRQPAPLSKLVIGLECGGSDGFSGISANPAVGHASDLMVALGGTVILSEFPELCGVEQELCDRAVDAETATRFRELMNIYAQRAKEAGSGFDMNPSPGNIRDGLITDAMKSAGASKKGGSSPVVAVLDYPEPVRKPGLNLLCTPGNDVESTTAEVASGATIVLFTTGLGTPTGNPIAPVIKISSNTALANRMPDIIDINTGTVIDGDETIQQAGERILEHIIRVANGDLEIAAVRHGQDDFIPWKRGVSL; via the coding sequence ATGAAACAGACCGTTTTAAAAATACATTCTAGTGACTCCGTGCTGGTCGCTCTCATCGATCTGGAACCGGGAGAACGCGTGCAGGACGAAGGCAACTCGATACTGGTGACCGAGGCAATCCCAGCCAAACACAAGCTGGCTATTCATGCGTTTGCGCCCGGCGACTCTATCACGATGTACGGTGTGCTGGTCGGTAAAGCTAAGCATGCGATTCCGGCCGGTGGTCGGCTGACGACGTTCAATGTACAGCACGCGACCAACAGCTACGATCTGCATGCGGCATCGTATCAATGGACACCACCAGCCGTTGATCAATGGAAGAACCAGACGTTCATGGGCTATCATCGTTCCGACGGAAGCGTTGGAACGGCCAATTACTGGCTCGTTATTCCACTGGTATTCTGCGAAAACCGAAACATTCAGGTACTCGAAGAAGCGCTCGTCAATGACCTTGGTTACGGTCGGAAGAAAACCTACCAGCGGCAGGCTCAGGAATTGAAAGCGCTGGTTCAGGCGGGGCGCTCCGTGGAAGAAGTGTTGCAGGCTGATCTGCAAAGCGCAGAACAATCGGTAAGTGGTCAGTTAAAACTATTTCCGAACGTTGATGGCGTGAAGTTCCTGATGCACGATGGTGGTTGCGGAGGCACCCGACAAGATGCCCAGGCGCTCTGCGGGATGCTGGCCGGCTACATCACTCACCCGAACGTGGCTGGCGCTACGGTGCTGAGTCTGGGTTGCCAGAATGCACAGGTGGCCATGTTGCAGGAAGAAATCCAAAAGCGAAATCCGCATTTCGACAAGCCGTTGTTTGTGCTGGAACAACAAACCGTTGGTACTGAAGAATCCCTGATTAGTCAGGCGCTTCGGCAGACATTCGCGGGACTGATGCAAGCCAATTCAGCTGTCCGACAACCCGCTCCACTCAGTAAACTGGTCATAGGATTGGAATGTGGTGGTTCTGATGGATTTTCGGGTATTTCGGCCAACCCAGCTGTGGGCCATGCGTCTGATTTGATGGTTGCGCTGGGAGGCACTGTTATTTTATCGGAATTTCCTGAACTGTGTGGCGTTGAGCAGGAGCTATGCGACCGCGCTGTCGACGCTGAAACCGCCACCCGGTTCCGCGAATTAATGAATATTTACGCCCAACGAGCCAAAGAAGCGGGGTCGGGTTTCGATATGAATCCATCGCCGGGTAATATCCGCGACGGCCTGATTACCGACGCCATGAAATCGGCGGGCGCATCAAAGAAAGGTGGCAGTTCGCCCGTTGTGGCCGTGCTCGATTACCCCGAACCCGTACGCAAGCCGGGGCTAAACTTACTATGTACACCCGGCAATGACGTAGAATCGACGACGGCCGAAGTGGCCTCGGGCGCTACGATCGTTCTGTTCACAACGGGACTCGGTACGCCAACCGGCAATCCAATTGCGCCCGTCATTAAAATTTCGAGCAATACGGCTTTAGCTAACCGGATGCCCGATATTATTGACATCAATACCGGCACGGTCATTGATGGCGACGAAACTATTCAGCAAGCTGGCGAACGAATTCTGGAACACATTATCCGGGTAGCCAATGGTGATCTGGAAATAGCCGCCGTCCGCCACGGTCAGGATGATTTCATTCCCTGGAAACGGGGAGTTTCCTTATAA
- the uxaC gene encoding glucuronate isomerase gives MKKPFLNNDFLLQTETAQQLYHEFAKPMPIIDYHCHLPPDQIAENKQFENPTQIWLYGDHYKWRAMRSNGVDESYCTGNQSDFAKFQKWAETVPYTLRNPLYHWTHLELQRYFGITETLNGKNARRIYDACTEQLQSPDFSVRNLLRRMNVETVCTTDDPVDSLENHQKLANEGFEIGVLPTFRPDKAMTVEDAGVFNLYVARLEAASNISISSFDDFLTALRQRHDYFAAMGCKLSDHGLEQIYAEDYTDAEISLIFDKVRSGDELSNLEVLKFKSAMLVHLAEMDWEKGWTQQFHLGALRNNNSRMLRQLGPDTGWDSIGDFAQARALSRFLDRLDTNDKLAKTILYNLNPNDNELIATMIGNFNDGSVAGKVQFGSGWWFLDQKEGMERQINALSNMGLLSRFVGMLTDSRSFLSYPRHEYFRRILCNMFGNDIENGELPDDMDWTGQVVQNICYGNAKTYFGFSNKPMSLTV, from the coding sequence ATGAAAAAGCCCTTTCTGAATAACGATTTTTTGTTGCAAACCGAAACAGCCCAGCAGTTGTATCACGAGTTTGCCAAGCCTATGCCCATCATCGACTACCACTGCCACCTCCCTCCCGATCAGATTGCGGAGAATAAACAGTTTGAAAACCCGACGCAAATCTGGCTCTACGGCGACCATTACAAGTGGCGGGCCATGCGCTCGAATGGAGTCGATGAAAGCTATTGCACGGGCAATCAGTCTGATTTTGCCAAGTTCCAAAAATGGGCCGAAACTGTACCGTATACCCTTCGCAACCCACTTTACCACTGGACACACCTGGAATTACAACGGTATTTCGGCATCACTGAAACGCTTAACGGCAAAAACGCCCGGCGTATCTACGATGCCTGCACGGAACAGTTACAGTCGCCGGATTTTTCGGTTCGAAATCTGCTTCGTCGGATGAACGTCGAAACTGTTTGTACGACTGACGACCCAGTCGATTCGCTGGAAAATCACCAGAAGCTTGCTAATGAGGGGTTTGAGATTGGGGTTTTGCCAACCTTCCGGCCCGACAAAGCCATGACCGTTGAGGATGCCGGGGTATTCAATCTATATGTTGCCCGTTTAGAAGCGGCCAGCAATATCTCAATTAGCAGCTTCGATGATTTTTTGACTGCCCTTCGCCAGCGGCACGACTATTTTGCGGCTATGGGTTGCAAACTTTCCGATCACGGTCTGGAACAGATTTACGCAGAAGACTATACCGACGCAGAAATCAGCCTCATTTTCGATAAAGTTCGTTCGGGCGATGAGTTGAGCAATTTAGAAGTCCTGAAGTTCAAATCGGCAATGCTGGTTCATCTGGCGGAGATGGATTGGGAAAAGGGCTGGACACAGCAGTTTCACCTCGGAGCGCTTCGGAACAACAACAGCCGGATGCTTCGTCAGCTTGGACCTGATACCGGCTGGGATAGCATCGGCGATTTCGCTCAGGCACGCGCCCTCTCCCGTTTCCTCGACCGGCTCGACACGAACGACAAACTAGCCAAGACGATTCTGTACAATCTTAACCCCAACGATAACGAACTTATCGCGACCATGATTGGTAATTTCAATGATGGATCGGTGGCCGGAAAAGTGCAATTTGGGTCGGGTTGGTGGTTTTTGGACCAAAAAGAGGGTATGGAACGGCAAATCAATGCTCTTTCTAACATGGGCTTGCTGAGTCGTTTTGTGGGCATGCTCACCGATTCGCGCTCGTTCCTGTCCTACCCCCGGCACGAGTATTTCCGCCGGATTTTGTGTAACATGTTCGGCAACGATATTGAAAACGGTGAACTCCCCGACGACATGGATTGGACCGGCCAGGTAGTGCAAAACATCTGCTACGGAAATGCCAAAACCTATTTCGGATTCAGCAATAAGCCAATGTCGTTAACGGTTTGA
- a CDS encoding glycoside hydrolase family 97 protein — MLTFKHILTAFGAICSCPLLFAQQTVSISSPDKAIVLSVSNTQTGAVTYKVSYKGKKVIEPSGVGFILSKPKVSLTQFTIASADSSTKDETWKPVWGEVSQIRNHYKELALTLTDKGISGIKMRVRFRVFNDGVGFRYEFPQQTALTHFVVADEKTQFALSADHKTFWQPGDYDSNEYLYNTTRLSEVDAVTASNKEKDTALKSLIGPNAIQTPLLFKTGDGLYISIYEAALLNYPVMHLQLDKKKLMLTSQLVPDAVGNKAYLQTPTQTPWRTIIVSDKATDILASKLILNLNEPSTIADPSWIKPQKFVGMWWEMHIGKATWEKAGGKHGANTQNVKKYIDFAAKYGFDGVLVEGWNVGWEDWFGNWKENVFDFVTPYPDYNLDSLTAYAQSKGVRIIMHHETSGSVTNYERRMDAAFQYMVKEGINMVKTGYVGRIIPRGEHHDGQWMVGHYERVAEKAAQYKIMIDSHESAHPTGLHRTYPNWMASEAARGSEFNNAPTLGITPEHTTILPFTRMLGGPMDFTPGLFRFKLNQFDSTRTTRVRTTLAKQLALYITLYSPLQMAADLPENYEKHLDAFQFIRDVPVDWDDTKIIAAEPGDYLIIARKTKGKDSWFLGAITDENSRDISIDFDFLEPGKPYEAIVYRDALTADWQANPEAYTIEKIPVNSKTRLPIHLAKGGGCAIQVKKQ, encoded by the coding sequence ATGCTAACTTTCAAACATATTCTTACCGCTTTTGGAGCGATTTGTTCCTGCCCGCTGCTGTTCGCCCAACAGACCGTTTCAATTTCTTCGCCCGATAAAGCCATTGTTCTTTCAGTCAGCAATACCCAAACCGGCGCTGTTACCTACAAAGTTTCGTACAAAGGCAAAAAGGTCATCGAGCCGTCGGGGGTTGGGTTTATACTGAGCAAGCCGAAGGTGTCGCTGACCCAGTTTACGATTGCATCGGCCGATTCATCAACCAAAGATGAAACCTGGAAACCGGTTTGGGGCGAGGTTAGTCAGATACGCAATCACTATAAAGAACTGGCACTTACCTTGACAGACAAAGGCATTTCTGGGATTAAAATGCGGGTTCGTTTTCGGGTGTTTAATGATGGCGTCGGTTTCCGGTACGAGTTTCCGCAACAAACGGCCCTTACCCATTTCGTTGTAGCCGATGAAAAAACGCAGTTTGCGCTGTCCGCCGACCATAAAACCTTCTGGCAACCTGGTGATTACGACTCAAATGAATACCTCTATAACACCACCCGACTGAGCGAAGTCGATGCGGTTACGGCGTCGAATAAGGAAAAAGACACGGCCTTAAAATCGCTCATTGGGCCGAATGCGATCCAGACACCTTTGCTCTTTAAAACGGGCGATGGGCTTTACATCAGTATTTACGAAGCGGCTTTGCTCAATTATCCGGTCATGCATCTGCAACTGGATAAGAAGAAATTAATGCTTACCTCGCAATTAGTGCCCGATGCCGTGGGGAACAAAGCGTATTTACAAACGCCCACCCAAACGCCCTGGCGAACGATTATCGTTAGCGACAAAGCTACCGACATACTGGCGTCCAAACTGATTCTGAACCTGAACGAACCCTCCACCATTGCCGACCCATCCTGGATAAAACCGCAGAAATTTGTGGGCATGTGGTGGGAGATGCACATCGGGAAAGCAACCTGGGAAAAAGCGGGTGGTAAACATGGAGCCAATACCCAGAACGTGAAAAAGTACATCGACTTTGCCGCAAAATACGGCTTCGACGGGGTATTGGTGGAGGGCTGGAACGTAGGCTGGGAAGACTGGTTTGGCAACTGGAAAGAGAACGTGTTCGACTTTGTAACTCCCTACCCCGATTATAATCTCGATTCACTAACGGCCTACGCTCAATCGAAAGGTGTTCGGATTATTATGCACCACGAAACGTCCGGTTCCGTCACCAACTACGAGCGCCGGATGGATGCCGCGTTTCAGTATATGGTGAAGGAAGGCATCAATATGGTGAAGACGGGCTACGTGGGCCGGATTATTCCACGCGGTGAACACCACGACGGGCAGTGGATGGTTGGCCATTACGAACGTGTAGCCGAAAAAGCTGCCCAGTACAAGATCATGATCGACTCCCACGAATCGGCCCACCCAACCGGCTTGCACCGCACCTACCCGAACTGGATGGCGAGCGAAGCCGCACGGGGCAGCGAATTCAACAACGCCCCTACCCTCGGCATCACGCCCGAACACACCACGATTCTGCCATTTACCCGAATGCTTGGTGGACCAATGGACTTCACACCAGGTCTATTCCGATTTAAGCTGAATCAGTTCGATAGTACCCGAACAACGCGCGTTCGTACAACGCTGGCGAAACAATTGGCCCTGTACATCACGCTCTACAGTCCACTGCAAATGGCCGCCGATTTGCCGGAAAACTACGAGAAACATCTGGATGCTTTTCAGTTCATTCGGGATGTCCCCGTCGACTGGGACGATACCAAAATTATTGCTGCTGAACCAGGTGATTATCTGATCATTGCCCGAAAAACCAAAGGAAAAGATAGCTGGTTTTTAGGGGCAATTACGGACGAAAATAGCCGGGACATATCCATCGACTTTGACTTTCTGGAGCCTGGCAAACCCTACGAAGCCATCGTTTATCGTGACGCTCTTACTGCCGATTGGCAAGCCAATCCCGAAGCGTACACCATCGAAAAGATACCGGTGAACAGTAAAACGAGGCTGCCCATTCATCTGGCCAAAGGCGGTGGTTGTGCTATTCAGGTGAAGAAACAGTAA